In the uncultured Methanolobus sp. genome, one interval contains:
- a CDS encoding DUF2341 domain-containing protein, translating to MVLKSRGWIQKCIAVFMIIVILTPSVYCVEMSESSGSYDTTESSQADTTSEEDPSSTSDDQSSEEALEMEEDSTEEITTSEATIETTSTSTEEIASLVESKNYLDPTIENDNDYFDTSLFTGSFIYSYPIETVAGKGGLEPKVSFTYSSSSGLKGTYGSLGSGWSLNDNCIIRDVRHSPENTSDDRFILTLDGSSYELIYVEEDGLYHTKVESFMKISRNITNTNSFGEYWIVKTSDGTNYRFGYNNDSEQRNSVESRNYVSKWWMDQIEDVNENQVQYNYVENPDSEEIGSTYLSNISYNDGNSIVDFDYEQKIHSFDLYEYGNRIKENNIISAVIIHNNQTLLWKYDIEYEYNNSKLFLYSITKHGLNNSAFPSTSFEYDSLSKWEQNDSWNLPGSMYTSDRGHRFADVNGDGLVDYVLGYRDSNGDETHTTWINTGHGWTVNSSWAVPTCFRHDDSNPGSLDSGARFADVNGDGLIDIVQNGLRDSAWINNGTGWEENTSWIPPVEFEDEYDSGIKIIDINGDGLADIIALGESYINNGTGWELNSSWKSPTSFTYDEGKDTGARLAEVNGDGLIDIIKYTDLTKNVWINNGTGWETDNSWDPPMETEYAEGVYLEDLNGDGLTDFIRSHHYRLRDCCDTWINTGEGWEQDNSWNTDFFFWTNGANMGYYFVDLNGDGLVDIAKSDSGKPKHAWINSNNNPYSTGYETNGLLKVIHHSTGSNTAIKYEPSTNFDNTGNDDISDLSTNVWVTSQIIRDNGIEGTGNLVSTTNYSYKDGMQYYDAPEEIEFRGFGKVTVENNYSITKHAFHQDDILKGIENHTEVWDKNGNLYSTSDREYSTQELYSDVNLILLENESSTQFDGLTQSLNDSIGWSSYKEYDEYDDYGNPLSVTEYGDTDVTGDERYLHYEYVNDEDDWILGKTVHEWVEDDDHVNCSESWYYYDDTEGNSDLDRGLLTEVVSWNNNGDNPSVQYDYDSYGNIIEITDAKGNSQTISYDGNHVYPVSIENSVGQNEFYEYNDLGRITKLTDSNGVSTDYVYDELHRISKVINPYDSESSPSIGYIYYMDGVAPEIVCTSIKEHEKNVVSEPNDTISLIGFNHSKTIVIFPSASDTLEGYQMSFDIDYEPEMQSNFNDLRFTNYDGVILPYWIENKTNSSSAKVWVKIPVIDSLNGTYIKMHYGNSTVSSAENGVDVFEFFDDFNEVTLDSKWETIPTSYNIVNSTLSISSGNLFSAQKWEQGYALLGHGTIYPYSNNDFGFRSATPQWARFIWRPGISAYTALSHVSGDASTTIETSHTGDHLWEIMRPSNGKNIYAVDDDVVATHVNQISSENLGIRTNHQGGTTTFDWIAIRKYCENEPYFTIGTYQNKWPYNRTIIISPSSDGTLTDYQMDFDIEYLPGMQSDFDDLRFIDESGTLLPYWIQEIKGITSAKVWVKVPEIDGINNTIINMHYGNPTVSSIENSNAVFDFFDDFDGDLLTTDWSHIENYGTTTVSDSVVTLIGDVNRWNIWRSSATFSNPFVIESKTKMISSSSGAAFVGANSNDASFGQDAAYAGIESYVSGDYKFRTDNNGAFTNAYSSTSFDDWRITKMKIGTDAVCYVDDSYEVTSSSNIPDAPLYPFIGAAQPVGNLQVDWIFVHRYATDEPDYTFSALTYEEPLDLNTSFITIDSYDGFGQVIQTKYEGEYDWITQSTTYNELGLVSSTEVPHDINESGQFITYQYDPIGRPTVITNTDNTTLSYHYGLENTTIINQNGINKTLTSDIYGNIVKVYEFNENETYITGYEYDALNNLIEITPGLNQPTTPSSVTFTYDSLGRKIAMNDPDMGNWTYEYDLNGNLINQTDARGISTLLSYDALDRLTAIDYPNDEDVTFTYDLQYNGTLSQVTRGNVSSSYDYDQRYRVLNETTALDGTGYTTSYEYDSMDRPTTITYPDGDSVNLTYNAQTLLESVEDVVDNLDYNARNQITTKELSNGVVTSYTYDAEKLLLDRIYTESLQDLNYDFDNVGNILEIEDNVLNSVKTYGYDDLDRLTNADMSANNVSTYQRDFSYDQYGCIQQVDENNVTISSYEYNLTPFHAPDTYNGNILDYDANGNLVEDEDFIYTYNDANQLSEVRYSGNNSLVEKYWYDANGQRVKKQNADGEFSYYVNQFYEIENGTATSYFFRDDERIAKETSGGMEWYLSDHLGSTTLLVNESGLEVERTEYYPYGEVQSGGLEKYGFTGQENDADTGLMNYGARYYSPEYRVFVQPDTIIADPYNPQALNRYSYTLNNPVKYNDPSGHYVETAIDLAFLAMDLNDIRTGNADKWTYIGLGADVACALLPGATGGRLAVNALEEAVTHGDDLLAAGKAADNLIDSAATIKDAGKAVTKYGDNTGEALAKMSSEVESMGIVGKNAGATGTLKHTEFSKMANEWKDTVGGDIRVEASIDIDGSIINQRSKGTLRPDVMEFGENGIVKVYDLKTGGATLKNSWMNNVQQRLMGTGNYIGVNFYQVKDGVTTQVR from the coding sequence ATGGTACTGAAAAGTAGAGGATGGATTCAAAAATGTATTGCTGTATTTATGATAATTGTCATACTGACACCAAGTGTTTATTGTGTCGAAATGTCTGAGTCTTCAGGTAGCTATGACACTACTGAAAGTTCACAAGCAGACACCACATCAGAAGAAGACCCATCTTCTACAAGTGATGACCAATCGAGTGAAGAAGCATTAGAGATGGAAGAAGATAGTACTGAAGAGATTACTACATCTGAAGCAACCATTGAAACAACATCCACATCTACTGAAGAAATTGCTTCCCTTGTGGAATCAAAAAATTACCTTGATCCAACCATTGAAAATGACAATGATTATTTTGACACAAGTCTGTTCACCGGATCTTTCATATATTCATATCCAATTGAAACCGTAGCAGGAAAAGGAGGACTTGAACCAAAGGTTAGTTTTACTTATTCCAGTAGTTCAGGTCTGAAAGGAACATATGGTAGTTTGGGATCAGGCTGGTCCCTTAATGATAACTGCATTATAAGGGATGTAAGACACTCTCCTGAAAATACGAGTGATGACAGGTTTATTCTCACTCTTGATGGTTCAAGTTATGAACTTATTTATGTCGAAGAAGACGGACTGTATCATACCAAAGTTGAAAGTTTCATGAAAATATCCAGAAACATAACCAATACTAATTCATTTGGTGAATACTGGATTGTTAAGACATCTGATGGTACTAATTATCGTTTTGGATACAATAATGATTCTGAACAAAGAAACTCAGTCGAATCAAGAAATTATGTCAGCAAATGGTGGATGGATCAAATTGAGGATGTAAATGAAAATCAGGTTCAATACAACTATGTAGAAAATCCTGATAGTGAAGAAATCGGAAGCACTTATCTTAGTAACATAAGTTATAATGATGGAAATTCGATTGTTGATTTCGATTATGAGCAAAAAATTCATTCATTCGACTTGTATGAATATGGAAACAGAATTAAGGAAAATAACATTATATCTGCTGTCATTATTCATAATAATCAAACATTACTCTGGAAATATGATATAGAGTATGAATACAATAATTCAAAATTATTCTTATATTCAATAACAAAACATGGTTTGAATAACTCTGCTTTCCCTTCTACTTCTTTTGAATATGATTCACTTTCCAAATGGGAACAAAATGATTCATGGAACTTACCTGGAAGTATGTATACAAGCGATAGAGGTCATCGCTTTGCTGATGTAAATGGAGATGGATTAGTCGATTATGTTCTTGGATATAGAGACTCTAATGGAGATGAAACACACACTACATGGATTAACACAGGCCATGGATGGACTGTAAACAGTTCATGGGCTGTACCGACATGTTTCAGGCATGACGACTCGAATCCAGGTTCACTTGATTCCGGTGCGAGATTTGCTGATGTTAATGGCGATGGTTTAATCGATATTGTTCAAAATGGTTTAAGAGATTCTGCTTGGATTAATAATGGTACTGGCTGGGAAGAAAACACTTCATGGATACCTCCTGTTGAGTTTGAAGACGAATATGACAGTGGCATAAAAATAATTGATATAAATGGAGACGGATTAGCAGATATTATTGCATTAGGAGAATCATATATCAATAATGGTACCGGTTGGGAATTAAATTCTTCATGGAAATCACCAACTTCATTTACATATGACGAAGGTAAAGATACAGGTGCCCGTCTTGCAGAAGTAAATGGAGACGGATTAATAGATATTATTAAATATACAGACCTCACAAAAAACGTTTGGATTAATAATGGTACTGGCTGGGAAACTGATAATTCCTGGGACCCACCAATGGAAACTGAATATGCCGAAGGTGTCTATTTAGAAGACCTCAATGGTGATGGTTTAACAGATTTCATAAGGAGTCACCATTATCGTCTTAGAGATTGTTGTGATACCTGGATAAACACTGGTGAAGGCTGGGAACAGGATAATTCATGGAATACAGACTTCTTTTTTTGGACCAATGGTGCTAATATGGGATATTATTTTGTAGATTTGAATGGTGATGGCTTAGTAGATATTGCAAAAAGCGACAGTGGAAAACCAAAACACGCCTGGATAAACAGCAACAATAACCCTTATTCTACTGGATATGAAACTAACGGTTTACTCAAAGTGATTCATCATTCAACTGGTTCAAATACTGCAATCAAGTACGAACCTTCCACAAACTTTGATAACACTGGAAACGATGATATTTCAGACTTGTCAACAAATGTATGGGTCACCAGCCAGATAATACGTGACAATGGAATCGAAGGCACTGGAAACCTGGTTTCAACAACAAATTATTCCTACAAAGATGGAATGCAGTATTATGATGCACCTGAAGAAATAGAGTTCAGGGGATTTGGTAAGGTTACTGTTGAGAACAACTATTCAATTACAAAACACGCATTCCATCAGGATGATATCCTTAAAGGCATCGAGAATCATACTGAAGTATGGGACAAGAATGGAAACCTTTACAGCACTTCTGACAGAGAATACAGTACTCAGGAACTTTATTCCGATGTAAATCTGATTTTACTTGAAAATGAGTCAAGTACACAGTTTGATGGCCTTACACAGAGTTTGAACGATTCCATTGGCTGGTCTTCTTACAAGGAATATGATGAATACGATGATTATGGAAATCCTCTTTCTGTAACAGAGTATGGAGACACGGATGTTACCGGTGATGAAAGATATCTCCACTACGAGTATGTGAATGATGAAGATGACTGGATCTTGGGTAAAACTGTACATGAATGGGTAGAAGATGATGATCATGTCAACTGCAGTGAGTCATGGTACTATTACGATGATACGGAGGGTAATAGTGACCTTGACAGAGGATTGCTGACTGAAGTTGTTTCATGGAATAATAACGGGGATAATCCGTCTGTTCAATATGACTATGATAGTTACGGAAACATAATTGAAATTACGGATGCAAAAGGTAACTCACAGACTATAAGCTATGATGGTAATCATGTTTATCCTGTATCTATTGAAAACTCCGTGGGTCAAAATGAATTCTATGAATACAATGATCTTGGTAGAATTACGAAGCTAACAGATAGTAATGGAGTTTCTACGGACTATGTTTATGATGAATTGCATAGAATCTCTAAAGTGATTAATCCCTATGATAGTGAAAGTTCACCGTCAATCGGGTATATTTACTATATGGATGGTGTAGCCCCTGAAATTGTTTGTACCAGTATAAAGGAACATGAGAAAAATGTAGTATCTGAACCAAACGATACAATCTCATTAATTGGTTTTAATCATAGTAAAACGATAGTTATTTTTCCATCTGCCAGTGATACCTTAGAGGGGTACCAGATGAGTTTTGACATTGACTATGAACCTGAAATGCAATCTAATTTTAATGATCTGAGGTTTACAAATTATGATGGAGTTATTCTTCCTTATTGGATCGAGAACAAAACCAATTCCAGTTCTGCAAAGGTCTGGGTGAAAATTCCGGTAATTGACAGCCTTAATGGTACATATATCAAGATGCACTATGGCAACTCTACAGTTTCATCAGCTGAAAACGGTGTTGATGTCTTCGAATTTTTTGATGATTTTAATGAAGTTACGCTTGATTCTAAATGGGAAACTATACCAACCAGTTATAATATCGTAAATTCGACACTATCAATATCATCAGGCAACTTGTTCAGTGCACAGAAATGGGAACAGGGATATGCATTGCTTGGGCATGGTACAATTTATCCGTATAGCAACAACGATTTTGGATTTAGATCAGCAACTCCACAATGGGCCAGGTTTATCTGGAGACCAGGCATCAGCGCATATACAGCGTTGTCACATGTTTCAGGAGATGCGTCTACTACAATTGAAACAAGTCATACCGGCGATCACTTATGGGAAATTATGCGCCCATCAAATGGTAAAAACATTTACGCCGTAGATGATGATGTGGTAGCAACTCATGTGAATCAAATTTCCAGTGAAAATTTAGGAATCAGAACAAATCATCAGGGAGGGACAACTACATTTGATTGGATAGCAATTAGAAAATATTGTGAGAATGAGCCGTATTTTACAATAGGAACTTATCAGAATAAATGGCCTTACAATAGAACCATTATCATATCCCCTTCTTCTGACGGAACTCTGACGGATTACCAGATGGATTTTGATATTGAATATCTACCCGGGATGCAATCTGACTTTGATGATCTTAGATTCATTGATGAGAGCGGAACACTACTTCCTTATTGGATTCAGGAGATAAAAGGTATCACTTCTGCAAAAGTCTGGGTGAAAGTGCCTGAGATAGATGGGATAAATAATACAATTATTAATATGCACTATGGTAACCCGACAGTTTCGTCAATTGAAAACAGTAATGCCGTTTTTGACTTCTTTGATGATTTTGATGGAGATTTGCTGACGACCGATTGGTCACACATTGAAAATTATGGAACAACAACTGTATCAGATTCTGTTGTAACTTTGATTGGTGATGTCAATCGCTGGAATATTTGGAGGAGTTCAGCAACATTTAGTAACCCTTTTGTAATTGAAAGCAAGACAAAAATGATTTCGTCTTCTTCAGGTGCAGCTTTTGTGGGTGCAAACTCTAATGATGCTTCATTTGGACAGGATGCTGCCTATGCAGGTATTGAATCATATGTGAGTGGAGATTATAAATTCCGTACAGACAATAATGGGGCCTTTACAAATGCATATTCGTCTACTTCTTTTGATGATTGGCGTATCACGAAAATGAAAATCGGAACAGACGCTGTTTGCTATGTGGATGATTCCTACGAAGTGACATCATCTTCAAACATTCCAGATGCTCCTTTGTATCCTTTTATTGGTGCAGCACAACCTGTAGGCAATTTACAGGTTGACTGGATTTTTGTCCATCGATATGCAACAGATGAACCAGATTATACATTTAGTGCTCTGACATATGAAGAACCCTTAGACCTAAACACATCTTTTATTACTATAGATTCTTACGACGGCTTCGGTCAGGTCATCCAGACAAAATACGAAGGCGAATACGACTGGATCACCCAATCCACTACCTACAACGAACTCGGCCTCGTTTCAAGCACTGAAGTTCCCCACGACATAAATGAGTCAGGCCAGTTCATCACCTACCAATACGATCCAATAGGCCGACCCACAGTCATTACCAACACGGACAACACAACACTGAGCTACCACTACGGGCTTGAGAACACCACCATCATAAACCAGAACGGCATTAACAAAACGCTGACAAGCGATATTTACGGCAACATCGTAAAGGTCTATGAGTTCAATGAGAATGAAACCTACATCACTGGATACGAATACGACGCCCTGAACAATCTCATCGAGATCACACCGGGTCTCAACCAGCCCACAACTCCGTCCAGTGTCACTTTCACCTACGACTCCCTCGGCCGCAAGATAGCCATGAACGACCCTGACATGGGTAACTGGACCTATGAGTATGACCTGAATGGTAATCTCATCAATCAGACCGACGCACGTGGAATCTCAACGTTGCTTAGTTACGATGCTCTGGACAGGCTTACTGCGATAGATTACCCCAATGATGAGGATGTCACCTTCACATATGATCTTCAGTATAATGGCACACTTTCCCAGGTTACCAGAGGAAATGTTTCTTCATCCTATGATTACGACCAGCGCTACAGGGTCCTGAATGAAACGACGGCATTGGACGGAACAGGTTACACCACATCCTACGAATATGACAGCATGGACAGGCCCACAACGATAACCTATCCTGACGGCGACAGTGTCAACCTGACCTATAATGCACAGACCCTGCTGGAGAGTGTTGAAGACGTTGTGGACAACCTTGACTACAATGCAAGGAACCAGATAACCACCAAGGAGCTTTCCAACGGCGTGGTTACCAGCTATACCTATGACGCTGAGAAACTGCTGCTGGACAGGATCTACACAGAAAGCCTTCAGGACTTGAACTACGATTTCGATAACGTAGGCAATATCCTTGAGATCGAGGATAATGTGCTCAATTCCGTGAAGACATACGGATACGATGATCTTGACAGACTGACCAATGCGGACATGTCGGCCAACAATGTTTCGACGTATCAGCGTGATTTCAGCTACGACCAGTACGGATGTATACAGCAAGTTGATGAAAATAATGTCACAATATCTTCCTACGAATACAATCTGACACCTTTCCATGCCCCTGACACGTATAACGGAAACATTCTGGATTACGATGCCAACGGGAATTTGGTTGAGGATGAGGATTTCATCTACACTTACAACGATGCTAACCAACTATCTGAGGTTCGCTATTCAGGTAACAATTCCCTTGTGGAGAAATACTGGTACGATGCCAACGGCCAGAGAGTCAAGAAGCAGAATGCCGATGGAGAGTTCAGCTACTACGTCAATCAGTTCTATGAGATTGAGAACGGTACTGCCACCAGCTATTTCTTCCGTGATGATGAAAGGATAGCTAAAGAAACATCTGGAGGCATGGAATGGTATCTGTCAGATCATCTGGGCAGTACCACTTTGCTGGTTAACGAAAGTGGGCTTGAGGTTGAACGTACTGAATATTATCCATATGGTGAGGTGCAGTCTGGTGGGCTGGAGAAGTATGGATTTACCGGGCAGGAGAATGATGCTGACACTGGGTTGATGAATTATGGTGCCAGGTATTACTCGCCGGAGTACAGGGTGTTTGTGCAGCCGGATACAATTATTGCAGACCCATATAACCCACAAGCATTGAACAGGTATTCATATACACTGAATAATCCAGTGAAGTATAATGACCCAAGCGGACATTATGTTGAGACTGCAATAGACCTTGCTTTCCTTGCAATGGACTTGAACGATATTCGTACAGGTAATGCTGATAAATGGACATACATTGGCCTTGGAGCTGATGTGGCATGTGCTTTACTTCCTGGTGCTACTGGTGGCAGACTTGCAGTGAATGCTCTGGAGGAAGCTGTTACTCATGGAGATGACCTTCTCGCGGCAGGAAAAGCTGCTGATAATTTGATTGACAGTGCAGCTACCATCAAAGATGCTGGAAAAGCAGTTACCAAATATGGGGATAACACAGGTGAAGCTCTTGCAAAAATGTCATCCGAGGTTGAATCGATGGGCATAGTTGGAAAGAATGCAGGAGCTACTGGAACGTTGAAACATACTGAATTTTCAAAAATGGCAAATGAATGGAAAGATACAGTAGGTGGAGATATAAGAGTTGAAGCATCCATTGATATTGATGGTAGTATTATTAATCAAAGGTCAAAAGGTACGTTACGACCTGATGTAATGGAATTTGGGGAAAATGGAATAGTAAAAGTATATGATTTGAAAACAGGTGGTGCTACTTTAAAGAATAGTTGGATGAATAATGTCCAGCAAAGGTTAATGGGTACAGGGAATTATATAGGAGTAAACTTCTATCAAGTGAAAGATGGTGTAACAACACAGGTAAGGTAA
- a CDS encoding RHS repeat-associated core domain-containing protein translates to MSEVRYSGNNSLVEKYWYDANGQRVKKQNSVGEFSYYVNQFYELENGTATSYFFRDDERIAKQTDEGMEWYLSDHLGSTNLLVNESGLEVERTEYYPYGEVQSGGLEKYGFTGQENDAYTGLMYYGARYYSPEYRVFVQPDTMLHDPFNPQALNRYAYTLNNPVKYNDPSGHYVETAIDLAFLAMDLNDIRTGNADKWTYIGLGADVACALLPGATGGRLAVNALEEAVTHGDDLLAAGKAADNLIDSADAIGDAGKAVTKYGDDTGEALAKMSSEVESMGIVGKNAGATGTLKHSAFKGIGEEWAAQTGKTNVHFEQSFNKLGRFVEGNPSGSVRPDSIEFMSGGIVNVYDLKTGNAKLRNPQMNRVAGNLFGNQHFNTLNFHEVKNGQTTLVRTIMRE, encoded by the coding sequence TTGAGCGAGGTTCGCTATTCTGGAAACAATTCACTCGTTGAAAAGTACTGGTACGATGCCAACGGTCAGAGAGTCAAGAAACAGAATTCTGTTGGTGAGTTCAGCTACTATGTGAACCAGTTCTATGAACTTGAGAACGGTACTGCCACCAGCTACTTCTTCCGTGATGATGAGCGCATAGCCAAACAGACAGATGAAGGCATGGAATGGTACCTCTCCGACCATCTCGGCAGTACTAATTTGCTTGTTAATGAAAGTGGTCTTGAAGTTGAACGTACTGAATATTATCCATATGGTGAGGTGCAGTCTGGTGGGCTGGAGAAGTATGGGTTCACTGGGCAGGAAAATGATGCTTACACTGGGTTGATGTATTACGGTGCTCGCTACTATTCACCAGAGTATCGGGTGTTTGTGCAGCCGGATACTATGTTGCATGACCCGTTCAATCCACAAGCATTGAATCGGTATGCTTACACGCTAAACAATCCGGTGAAGTATAATGATCCTAGTGGTCATTACGTTGAGACAGCAATAGACCTTGCTTTCCTTGCAATGGACTTGAACGATATTCGTACAGGTAATGCTGATAAATGGACATACATTGGCCTTGGAGCTGATGTGGCATGTGCTTTACTTCCTGGTGCTACTGGTGGCAGACTTGCAGTGAATGCTCTGGAGGAAGCTGTTACTCATGGAGATGACCTTCTAGCTGCAGGAAAAGCTGCTGACAATTTAATTGATAGTGCGGATGCCATTGGAGATGCTGGAAAGGCAGTTACCAAATATGGGGATGACACAGGTGAAGCTCTTGCAAAAATGTCATCCGAGGTTGAATCGATGGGCATAGTTGGAAAGAATGCAGGAGCTACTGGAACGTTGAAACATTCTGCTTTCAAAGGAATAGGCGAAGAATGGGCAGCTCAAACAGGAAAAACAAATGTGCATTTTGAACAATCTTTTAACAAGTTGGGTCGTTTTGTAGAAGGAAATCCTTCAGGGTCAGTACGTCCTGACTCAATAGAATTTATGTCTGGTGGCATAGTTAATGTATATGATTTGAAAACAGGCAATGCAAAATTGCGTAATCCACAGATGAATAGAGTTGCAGGAAACCTATTTGGTAACCAACATTTTAATACGTTGAACTTCCACGAAGTGAAGAATGGTCAAACAACTTTAGTACGAACAATAATGAGAGAGTGA